The DNA sequence CCCTTTCTGCCAACCCAAGGTTTTGTCGCGCACTTTGAACATGACAGTAATAATGAAGGAAAAACTGACGGCGATGGTTATAAGCCCGGCATATACATTGGCGTAAGACATCATTTCCCTTTGCCAGTTGATGTACCAGCCTATGCCGAATTTCACCCCCATCATTTCGGCGGTCATGAGCGTGAGGAAAGAGGCACAGGTTCCGTTGAAAATGCCTACGAAGATGCTGGGCATGGCGTCCGGCAGGGCGATCTTGAATATTTTCTGGAAGGAATTGGCGCCGAGCGTGCTGGCGACCTCAAAATAGGCGTTCTTTACATTGTAAATGCCGGAGCTGGTGAGTACGGTAGTGGGAAACCATACCGCCAAAGCGATCAGGAAGATGCTGGCCTGAAAGGAGTTGGCAAAACTGACGAGCGCGATAGGTATCCAGGCGGTGGAAGGGATGGGGCCGATCAACCGGATCAAAGGGTGGATCCAATAACTCCATTGTTTGCTCCAACCGACCATGATGCCTGTCGCTATGCCGGTGCTGGCGCCGAGCACAAAGCCGATGAGCAAAAGCCGGAAAGAATAGGCGAGGCATTTAAGCAAAAACGCCCATTCCTCAACGAACACGCGCAATATCACGTCAATGGCCGGAAAGTAAATAGCCGGCAAAAGCATGAGCTTGACGGTTATGACGTTGTAAAGGCAGACAAACAAGAGCGCCGCCCCGACAAATCGCGACTTGTAGGCGTATTTTTCGCCAAACTGCGGATTGAAGCGCGACAAAATTATGCTGATGACAGTTGCGGCGAGAATGACAAGCAGCAGTATTTTAAGGTATGGCAACTTGCCGTGCATGTATTTCGCGCTGTTGGGCACGCCGGCGTGTATGATTAGCGTCAGCGCCGCGCTCGCGGCGGGAATGAATTTAGCGTACAAGCCGCTTCCTCCTTATTGTTGTTTGCCTGTCTGCCGCAGCGCAAGGTACTTGGCCAGCCGGCGCAGGTTTTGGTCGATCCGGCCTTCCTGCTCAAATACCAGCAGCCCGGCCGCCTCCAACATGGCCCTGGCCCCCGGGCCGACCTTTGCCGCCAGCAGGGCGCCGCAGTCGGCAAAGATGTCCATGCGCTCCGACAGGTTCTCATGTCCGCAATCGGAGCAAAATTGATTGAAGGCGCGTTCTTCGGCCAATTCGTAAGCGCCGCCGGGTTTTAAGTCAAAGATGAAAAAGGACGATGCCTGGCCAAAGTGCCTGTTTATCTCCAAACCGTTTGAACTGGCGGCGGCGATACGCCAACTTATTTGCATATTCATCATATCCCCTCGCCGTCAAGCCCCGTAAAATCGGAAAATCTTTGTTTTTCAATGCGTTCTATGCGTACAACGATGCCATTGTTTACCACTATGACGATCTGTCCGTACTCCAAACCGCGAAACTGCTGCTGTATTTTCCGGCAAATTCCGGCATGGTTGGGAAAAACTTCATTTTTGTCCTTTTCTTTGGCTTTGCTTTGCTCGCCAATGCGGATCTTTTCATTGCGTTCAATTTGAATAAGGCGAAAATTCTGGCTTATCAGCGTAATATGACCAAAATTAATCGTTTGCGCCATGTCAATTATTTGATCCATTAATTCCGGATTGACAGGCGCATCTTCGTTAACTCCCGGTTTCCCCCGATTCACCGAAAATCCCCCTTTTAACCCTCATTTTCCTGCCGTGTCCTTGATATAGGCGGATGGGTCTTTTGCGTACCATTCGCTGCGATAAGGCGCG is a window from the Acidaminococcales bacterium genome containing:
- a CDS encoding ABC transporter permease subunit, with product MYAKFIPAASAALTLIIHAGVPNSAKYMHGKLPYLKILLLVILAATVISIILSRFNPQFGEKYAYKSRFVGAALLFVCLYNVITVKLMLLPAIYFPAIDVILRVFVEEWAFLLKCLAYSFRLLLIGFVLGASTGIATGIMVGWSKQWSYWIHPLIRLIGPIPSTAWIPIALVSFANSFQASIFLIALAVWFPTTVLTSSGIYNVKNAYFEVASTLGANSFQKIFKIALPDAMPSIFVGIFNGTCASFLTLMTAEMMGVKFGIGWYINWQREMMSYANVYAGLITIAVSFSFIITVMFKVRDKTLGWQKGIIKW
- a CDS encoding YezD family protein, producing MNRGKPGVNEDAPVNPELMDQIIDMAQTINFGHITLISQNFRLIQIERNEKIRIGEQSKAKEKDKNEVFPNHAGICRKIQQQFRGLEYGQIVIVVNNGIVVRIERIEKQRFSDFTGLDGEGI